The following DNA comes from Mucisphaera calidilacus.
GAAGCTCGAGAGCAACTGGCTGATCCCAGACGTGCCGACGCCGATCGGCTTCCAGCCGCTGACGTCTCAGTGCATGGCCACGACGGACGGCATGACGCGGACGGTGACGCACGTCTATCAGGGCCGGACGAACATCAGCGACGCGGTGAAGTTCTACCGCCAGAACCTGCGTGACCCGCGTCTGGGCTGGGTCTTCGAGGGCGTCGGGCGAACGGACGACGGCGTCCAGATCCTGGACTACACCAAGGGTGCTGAGGCCATGCAGATCCGGATTCTGACGGACGCTGGGCTGACGACGATCCAGGTGGACATCACCCCGCTTGACATGGCCCCGGCTGCTTCGTGAGCCGGCTGTTTTTTCGCCCCCCTGCTGAGTAATGATTGATGGCTAAACGCCCTGTCGAGCCCGAAGCTCCCGAGAGCCTGCACGAGGTCTGGCTGATCAACCTGCAGGTGCTCTACACGAAGCACCAGAACAAGATCGCGGTGGCCCTGCTGCTGGCGGCGTTGTTCTTCATCGGGCGCTGGGCCTACACCGACTACCAGATCCGCCAGCTGGAGGACTCGTGGGGCCGGATGGCGACGGCGACCAGCCCGGTGAGTTTCCGGAACATCGCGGAGGACTACGCGGGCCAGACGGTGGCGAACCACGCCTCGCTGAGTGCCGCTGATCTGCTGCTGTCGGAAGCGACGCGTGTGCGCACGGCGGAGTCGGACGAGGTGGACGTCGAGAGCAACCTCCAGCAGGCCGAGGGGCTGTACCAGGAGGTCTTGAGCAGCAGCGAGCACGACCTGATCAAGGCGAACGCGTTGTTCGGTCTGGCGGCGATCGCCGAGTGCCGTCTGGCCTGGGATGACGCGCAGGGTCATTACGAGACGATCGAGCGCCTGGCCGCGGAGCGTTACCCGTTCCTGGCGTCGATGGCGGCGGAGCGTTCGGCGGTCATCCCCGAGTTGCAGAAGGGCGTCGTGATCGAGGAGACGTCGATTCTCGACGAACTCGGTGTCGGTGGTGAAGAGGCCCCCGAGTCGGAGGCTGCCGAGGCTGCCAAGCCGGTTTCCGAAGAAGCGGAGACTGCCGAGCCCGTGGCCGAGTAAACTCGGCGGTTCATGAGCGATCCGGAACACGACGGACTGACCGACGGGGGCGAGGATGAGCTGGATATCGATGCGTGGGAAGCGTCGGGCGGTGATGTGCAGAGCTATCGGCTGTCGAAGAACGCGCGGTTCCGTCTGGACAAGTATGTCCAGAACCGGGTGAAGGGGCTGAGCCGCAACCAGATCCAGAAGCTGATCACGCTCGAGGCGATCACGGTCAATCAGAAGAAGGCGAAGGCGAGCCTGATGCTCAAGGAGGGGGACGTTGTGGATATCCGGCTGCCACCGAAGCCGGGATCCACGATTGAGCCGGAGGAAATCCCGCTCGACATCCTCTACGAGGACGAGGACATCATCGTCATCAACAAGCAGGCGGGGATCGTGGTGCACCCGGCGCGGAGTTACCTGAGCGGAACGATGCTCAATGCGTTGGCTCATCACTTCGTGGCGACGGGTCAGTCTTCGGGCGCGGAGCAGCCTGAGGTGCCTGCGGATGCGGATGACGAGTTGACGCTGGTGCCGGGCTTGTCGGCGGTCGGCGCGGACGATGCGCGGCCCGGTGTGGTGCATCGTCTGGACAAGAACACGACGGGTGTGATCGTGTTCGCCAAGCGTGATTTCTCGCACTGGATGGTGGCCAAGCAGTTCGAGGACCGGACGAATCTCAAGGCGTATCTCGCGGTGGTGCACGGCTGCCCGGA
Coding sequences within:
- a CDS encoding RluA family pseudouridine synthase, which gives rise to MSDPEHDGLTDGGEDELDIDAWEASGGDVQSYRLSKNARFRLDKYVQNRVKGLSRNQIQKLITLEAITVNQKKAKASLMLKEGDVVDIRLPPKPGSTIEPEEIPLDILYEDEDIIVINKQAGIVVHPARSYLSGTMLNALAHHFVATGQSSGAEQPEVPADADDELTLVPGLSAVGADDARPGVVHRLDKNTTGVIVFAKRDFSHWMVAKQFEDRTNLKAYLAVVHGCPEPEGGAIDQPIGKHPTIKEAYAIRQEPYGKPSLTLYRVRERYKGYSLVELELKTGRTHQIRVHLSYLGHPIVGDVLYGGEPVGNTEITEPVMPAGYRPYVNFARDKEEGRRIESAAAEREDLIIGHPALHATLLRIRQPISDEEMTFTAPVHHAMRVLLAKLRNHLDDGPVVMQGYHVDLTKATPAPDG